The following DNA comes from Candidatus Binatus sp..
GCCGGCGTCGCAACCTTTTTTGACCCCGAACCAGCCCATGTCGCGCAGAAAAGTTCGCAGGCATTGTCCGGGCCGCGGCTCTTCCGAAAAAGTTTTTCCGTTGACGAGGTAACTCACGGCTGCACCTTGCCCGATAGATCGCGCTGAATCTCTTCGGCGAAATGAAATGTCATGTGCTTGCGATAGTCCGGCGTGCCATGAACGTCGTCGAAGAATTTCGGAATTTCATGCTCGAGGCGGGCGCGCAGATCGTCGGCGCCGGGAAGTTTCGAAAACTTGAGCCGATGCGGCCGTTCGGTCGAAGCAGAAATCGTCAGCATGAAGACTCCGTCCTGCGGATCCAGCGTGCCGACCAGCAGCGCGGTCGATCGCCCGAGGTGCGTGAGAGCTACTCGGCGAAAGCAGAATCGCTTTCGCAGGGCGGCGGCCGGCAACTCGATACTTCTGAGCAAGTCGCCCGGCTGCAGCACATTCATATGATTGCCGGTGACGAACGCTTCGACCGCCACGCGTCGCTCGACGCCATCGCGATTCATGATTCTGCA
Coding sequences within:
- a CDS encoding xanthine dehydrogenase family protein subunit M yields the protein MDLNTIGEIARPNEHDGKIDWRDGDAWLAGGTWLFSEPQPQLRRLIDLQGLGWEPLTVSGQGLEIAATCQIAKLYALTAPADWTAAPLIGECCRAFLSSFKIWNTATVGGNVCMSLPAGPMISLTVALEGTCRIMNRDGVERRVAVEAFVTGNHMNVLQPGDLLRSIELPAAALRKRFCFRRVALTHLGRSTALLVGTLDPQDGVFMLTISASTERPHRLKFSKLPGADDLRARLEHEIPKFFDDVHGTPDYRKHMTFHFAEEIQRDLSGKVQP